The following are from one region of the Amia ocellicauda isolate fAmiCal2 chromosome 1, fAmiCal2.hap1, whole genome shotgun sequence genome:
- the usp2a gene encoding ubiquitin carboxyl-terminal hydrolase 2a isoform X3, which produces MPSMRQSYTVTVPEDPPSAGFPFLKQEMRRKTTAVSGSVLVSTFVGLLINQAKNSKTAQGLVGLRNLGNTCFMNSILQCLSNTQQLRDYCIQNSHRRDLHNNTRVHTALMEEFAKLIQTLWSSSGSEAVSPSEFKTQIQKYAPRFVGYNQQDAQEFLRFLLDGLHNEVNRVTVRPRASTEDLDHLPDDEKGKRMWNKYLEREDSRVVDLFVGQLKSSLTCSDCGYCSTVFDPFWDLSLPIAKKGYGEVSLMDCMRLFTKEDVLDGDEKPTCYRCKARRKCTKKFTIQKFPKILVLHLKRFSEARIRTSKLSTFVNFPLKDLDLREFASENSIHAVYNLYAVSNHSGTTMGGHYTAYCRNPASGEWYTFNDSRVTPMSSSQVRSSDAYVLFYELSTSSRM; this is translated from the exons ATGCCCAGCATGCGGCAGTCCTACACGGTGACGGTGCCCGAGGACCCCCCGTCCGCCGGCTTCCCGTTCCTCAAGCAGGAGATGCGGCGCAAGACCACGGCGGTGTCCGGCTCGGTTCTGGTGTCGACCTTCGTGGGGCTGCTCATTAATCAGGCCAAG AACTCCAAGACTGCGCAGGGTCTGGTGGGACTGCGGAACCTGGGCAACACA tgCTTCATGAACTCCATtctgcagtgtctcagtaatACTCAGCAGCTGCGGGACTACTGCATACAGAACTCGCACCGCAGAGACCTCCACAACAACACCCGCGTGCACACCGCACTCATGGAAG AGTTTGCCAAGCTGATCCAGACGCTCTGGAGCTCGTCGGGCAGCGAGGCCGTCAGCCCCTCGGAGTTCAAGACCCAGATTCAGAAATACGCCCCCCGGTTCGTGGGATACAA CCAACAGGACGCTCAGGAGTTCCTGCGGTTCCTGCTGGATGGGCTGCACAACGAGGTGAACCGGGTGACCGTCCGGCCCCGGGCCTCCACAGAGGACCTGGATCACTTACC GGACGACGAGAAAGGGAAGCGGATGTGGAACAAATACCTGGAGAGAGAAGACAGCCGAGTAGTGG ATCTGTTTGTTGGGCAGCTCAAGAGCTCCTTGACCTGCTCTGACTGTGGCTACTGCTCCACCGTGTTCGACCCCTTCTGGGACCTCTCCCTGCCCATTGCCAAG AAAGGTTATGGCGAGGTCAGCTTGATGGACTGCATGCGGCTGTTCACCAAGGAGGACGTTCTGGACGGCGATGAGAAGCCG ACATGCTACAGATGTAAAGCCAGGAGGAAATGCACAAAGAAGTTCACCATTCAGAAATTCCCAAAGATCTTGGTGCTCC ATCTCAAGCGGTTCTCTGAAGCTCGGATCAGAACCAGCAAACTCTCCACGTTCGTCAACTTCCCCCTGAAGGACCTGGACCTCCGGGAGTTTGCATCTGAGAACAGCA TCCACGCAGTCTATAACCTGTATGCAGTGTCCAATCACTCGGGGACGACCATGGGCGGCCACTACACAGCCTACTGCCGCAACCCTGCCTCCGGAGAGTGGTACACCTTCAACGACTCCAG
- the usp2a gene encoding ubiquitin carboxyl-terminal hydrolase 2a isoform X1 produces MVHLDAPGDPSYPMRSAAASLQLRSGMSRLSSTAKRYTSSTYSSQYGSYGSSLGSSLGSYGERDKYSYKSPTSSSSYTPSSYLSTGAGRTRNYSTSSEPDRGRPMPRTDLLGGRRSESLSRTPVKAYGSGLSGGGGYSSYSYSSNQASYLSTSSPASSRITLSRRKSVSQSDLTRELASLGLSDPSPGGRALDAGSYRSRGSVSSTGNEVSDSYGSSRSSYGISRSSTQEALGSSSSSSLRNSRFTPSWESSSLGRGGSPTRVPTNSKTAQGLVGLRNLGNTCFMNSILQCLSNTQQLRDYCIQNSHRRDLHNNTRVHTALMEEFAKLIQTLWSSSGSEAVSPSEFKTQIQKYAPRFVGYNQQDAQEFLRFLLDGLHNEVNRVTVRPRASTEDLDHLPDDEKGKRMWNKYLEREDSRVVDLFVGQLKSSLTCSDCGYCSTVFDPFWDLSLPIAKKGYGEVSLMDCMRLFTKEDVLDGDEKPTCYRCKARRKCTKKFTIQKFPKILVLHLKRFSEARIRTSKLSTFVNFPLKDLDLREFASENSIHAVYNLYAVSNHSGTTMGGHYTAYCRNPASGEWYTFNDSRVTPMSSSQVRSSDAYVLFYELSTSSRM; encoded by the exons CCGATGCGGTCTGCCGCCGCCTCGCTGCAGCTGAGATCAGGCATGTCTCGCCTTTCCTCTACGGCCAAGCGCTACACGAGCTCCACCTACAGCAGCCAATATGGCTCCTACGGCTCCTCGCTGGGGTCCAGCCTGGGCTCCTACGGCGAGCGGGACAAGTACTCCTACAAGAgtcccacctcctcctccagctACACGCCCTCCAGCTACCTGAGCACGGGCGCCGGGCGCACCCGCAACTACAGCACGTCCTCAGAGCCAGACCGGGGCCGCCCGATGCCCCGCACGGACCTGCTGGGCGGCCGGCGCAGCGAAAGCCTGAGCCGGACGCCAGTCAAGGCCTATGGCTCGGGCCTGAGTGGAGGGGGGGGCTACTCCAGCTACAGCTACTCCTCGAACCAGGCCAGCTACCTCTCCACCTCCTCCCCCGCGTCTTCCCGCATCACCCTCAGTCGCCGCAAGTCAGTCAGCCAGAGCGACCTGACCCGGGAACTAGCCTCCCTGGGGCTGTCGGACCCGTCACCCGGGGGCAGGGCGCTGGACGCCGGCTCGTACCGCAGCCGGGGCAGCGTCAGCAGCACTGGGAATGAGGTGAGCGACTCGTACGGCAGCTCCCGCTCCAGCTATGGCATCTCGCGCAGCTCCACGCAGGAGGCgctcggcagcagcagcagcagcagcctgagGAACAGCCGCTTCACCCCCTCCTGGGAGAGCAGCAGCCTGGGCCGAGGCGGCTCGCCCACCCGGGTGCCCACG AACTCCAAGACTGCGCAGGGTCTGGTGGGACTGCGGAACCTGGGCAACACA tgCTTCATGAACTCCATtctgcagtgtctcagtaatACTCAGCAGCTGCGGGACTACTGCATACAGAACTCGCACCGCAGAGACCTCCACAACAACACCCGCGTGCACACCGCACTCATGGAAG AGTTTGCCAAGCTGATCCAGACGCTCTGGAGCTCGTCGGGCAGCGAGGCCGTCAGCCCCTCGGAGTTCAAGACCCAGATTCAGAAATACGCCCCCCGGTTCGTGGGATACAA CCAACAGGACGCTCAGGAGTTCCTGCGGTTCCTGCTGGATGGGCTGCACAACGAGGTGAACCGGGTGACCGTCCGGCCCCGGGCCTCCACAGAGGACCTGGATCACTTACC GGACGACGAGAAAGGGAAGCGGATGTGGAACAAATACCTGGAGAGAGAAGACAGCCGAGTAGTGG ATCTGTTTGTTGGGCAGCTCAAGAGCTCCTTGACCTGCTCTGACTGTGGCTACTGCTCCACCGTGTTCGACCCCTTCTGGGACCTCTCCCTGCCCATTGCCAAG AAAGGTTATGGCGAGGTCAGCTTGATGGACTGCATGCGGCTGTTCACCAAGGAGGACGTTCTGGACGGCGATGAGAAGCCG ACATGCTACAGATGTAAAGCCAGGAGGAAATGCACAAAGAAGTTCACCATTCAGAAATTCCCAAAGATCTTGGTGCTCC ATCTCAAGCGGTTCTCTGAAGCTCGGATCAGAACCAGCAAACTCTCCACGTTCGTCAACTTCCCCCTGAAGGACCTGGACCTCCGGGAGTTTGCATCTGAGAACAGCA TCCACGCAGTCTATAACCTGTATGCAGTGTCCAATCACTCGGGGACGACCATGGGCGGCCACTACACAGCCTACTGCCGCAACCCTGCCTCCGGAGAGTGGTACACCTTCAACGACTCCAG
- the usp2a gene encoding ubiquitin carboxyl-terminal hydrolase 2a isoform X2: MRSAAASLQLRSGMSRLSSTAKRYTSSTYSSQYGSYGSSLGSSLGSYGERDKYSYKSPTSSSSYTPSSYLSTGAGRTRNYSTSSEPDRGRPMPRTDLLGGRRSESLSRTPVKAYGSGLSGGGGYSSYSYSSNQASYLSTSSPASSRITLSRRKSVSQSDLTRELASLGLSDPSPGGRALDAGSYRSRGSVSSTGNEVSDSYGSSRSSYGISRSSTQEALGSSSSSSLRNSRFTPSWESSSLGRGGSPTRVPTNSKTAQGLVGLRNLGNTCFMNSILQCLSNTQQLRDYCIQNSHRRDLHNNTRVHTALMEEFAKLIQTLWSSSGSEAVSPSEFKTQIQKYAPRFVGYNQQDAQEFLRFLLDGLHNEVNRVTVRPRASTEDLDHLPDDEKGKRMWNKYLEREDSRVVDLFVGQLKSSLTCSDCGYCSTVFDPFWDLSLPIAKKGYGEVSLMDCMRLFTKEDVLDGDEKPTCYRCKARRKCTKKFTIQKFPKILVLHLKRFSEARIRTSKLSTFVNFPLKDLDLREFASENSIHAVYNLYAVSNHSGTTMGGHYTAYCRNPASGEWYTFNDSRVTPMSSSQVRSSDAYVLFYELSTSSRM, from the exons ATGCGGTCTGCCGCCGCCTCGCTGCAGCTGAGATCAGGCATGTCTCGCCTTTCCTCTACGGCCAAGCGCTACACGAGCTCCACCTACAGCAGCCAATATGGCTCCTACGGCTCCTCGCTGGGGTCCAGCCTGGGCTCCTACGGCGAGCGGGACAAGTACTCCTACAAGAgtcccacctcctcctccagctACACGCCCTCCAGCTACCTGAGCACGGGCGCCGGGCGCACCCGCAACTACAGCACGTCCTCAGAGCCAGACCGGGGCCGCCCGATGCCCCGCACGGACCTGCTGGGCGGCCGGCGCAGCGAAAGCCTGAGCCGGACGCCAGTCAAGGCCTATGGCTCGGGCCTGAGTGGAGGGGGGGGCTACTCCAGCTACAGCTACTCCTCGAACCAGGCCAGCTACCTCTCCACCTCCTCCCCCGCGTCTTCCCGCATCACCCTCAGTCGCCGCAAGTCAGTCAGCCAGAGCGACCTGACCCGGGAACTAGCCTCCCTGGGGCTGTCGGACCCGTCACCCGGGGGCAGGGCGCTGGACGCCGGCTCGTACCGCAGCCGGGGCAGCGTCAGCAGCACTGGGAATGAGGTGAGCGACTCGTACGGCAGCTCCCGCTCCAGCTATGGCATCTCGCGCAGCTCCACGCAGGAGGCgctcggcagcagcagcagcagcagcctgagGAACAGCCGCTTCACCCCCTCCTGGGAGAGCAGCAGCCTGGGCCGAGGCGGCTCGCCCACCCGGGTGCCCACG AACTCCAAGACTGCGCAGGGTCTGGTGGGACTGCGGAACCTGGGCAACACA tgCTTCATGAACTCCATtctgcagtgtctcagtaatACTCAGCAGCTGCGGGACTACTGCATACAGAACTCGCACCGCAGAGACCTCCACAACAACACCCGCGTGCACACCGCACTCATGGAAG AGTTTGCCAAGCTGATCCAGACGCTCTGGAGCTCGTCGGGCAGCGAGGCCGTCAGCCCCTCGGAGTTCAAGACCCAGATTCAGAAATACGCCCCCCGGTTCGTGGGATACAA CCAACAGGACGCTCAGGAGTTCCTGCGGTTCCTGCTGGATGGGCTGCACAACGAGGTGAACCGGGTGACCGTCCGGCCCCGGGCCTCCACAGAGGACCTGGATCACTTACC GGACGACGAGAAAGGGAAGCGGATGTGGAACAAATACCTGGAGAGAGAAGACAGCCGAGTAGTGG ATCTGTTTGTTGGGCAGCTCAAGAGCTCCTTGACCTGCTCTGACTGTGGCTACTGCTCCACCGTGTTCGACCCCTTCTGGGACCTCTCCCTGCCCATTGCCAAG AAAGGTTATGGCGAGGTCAGCTTGATGGACTGCATGCGGCTGTTCACCAAGGAGGACGTTCTGGACGGCGATGAGAAGCCG ACATGCTACAGATGTAAAGCCAGGAGGAAATGCACAAAGAAGTTCACCATTCAGAAATTCCCAAAGATCTTGGTGCTCC ATCTCAAGCGGTTCTCTGAAGCTCGGATCAGAACCAGCAAACTCTCCACGTTCGTCAACTTCCCCCTGAAGGACCTGGACCTCCGGGAGTTTGCATCTGAGAACAGCA TCCACGCAGTCTATAACCTGTATGCAGTGTCCAATCACTCGGGGACGACCATGGGCGGCCACTACACAGCCTACTGCCGCAACCCTGCCTCCGGAGAGTGGTACACCTTCAACGACTCCAG